A region from the Flavobacteriales bacterium TMED191 genome encodes:
- a CDS encoding OmpH family outer membrane protein, giving the protein MKHLIFIIGLFTSLIHAQNIAYVDSRYILDNIPEFNAAQEELNNLSIEWQEEIDLLKNDVEKLYRTYQAEQYLLPEEKKKQREELIILKEKEVKILTKQRFGPDGDLYNRQQALIQPIQELIYTAINEFADEAKYDIIFDKSSELIMLFSHPELDKSDEIIEKLGY; this is encoded by the coding sequence ATGAAACATTTAATCTTTATTATTGGTTTATTCACTTCACTTATCCATGCTCAAAACATAGCCTATGTAGATAGCCGTTATATTTTAGATAATATTCCTGAATTTAACGCTGCTCAAGAAGAACTAAACAATTTGTCAATAGAATGGCAAGAAGAAATTGACTTATTAAAAAATGATGTAGAAAAATTATATCGTACATACCAAGCAGAACAATATCTTCTACCTGAAGAGAAAAAAAAACAAAGGGAGGAATTAATTATATTAAAAGAAAAAGAAGTTAAAATATTAACAAAACAACGGTTCGGACCTGATGGAGACTTATATAATAGGCAACAAGCACTTATACAACCCATTCAAGAGTTAATATACACAGCGATTAATGAATTTGCTGACGAAGCTAAATATGACATCATTTTTGACAAATCCTCCGAATTAATTATGTTATTTTCACACCCAGAATTGGACAAAAGTGATGAAATAATTGAAAAACTAGGTTATTAA
- a CDS encoding OmpH family outer membrane protein — MKIKYFTTTICLLIGLIGYSQQLLGHINSQEIISIMPEAATAQLALQQEVENLQEQAQMMGSEYEAQLKDFQVNQDSMSEAIRNDKLKSLQDLEERITLFQQSAQQSIQLKEAELFEPILTKIQNAIDEVSKDKGYSYVFDIGGNAGGLVYKNDTHDITNMVKAQLNL, encoded by the coding sequence ATGAAAATAAAATATTTTACTACTACTATATGTTTATTAATTGGTTTAATTGGATATTCACAACAACTATTAGGTCATATTAATTCTCAAGAAATAATTTCTATAATGCCAGAGGCAGCAACAGCACAACTTGCATTACAACAAGAGGTTGAAAACTTGCAAGAGCAAGCACAAATGATGGGAAGTGAGTATGAAGCACAATTAAAGGATTTTCAAGTAAATCAAGACAGTATGTCTGAAGCAATTAGAAATGATAAATTGAAAAGCCTACAAGATCTTGAAGAAAGAATTACACTTTTTCAACAATCTGCACAACAAAGCATCCAACTAAAAGAAGCTGAACTATTTGAGCCTATCCTAACAAAGATTCAAAATGCAATCGATGAGGTATCTAAGGATAAAGGATATTCATATGTATTTGATATTGGTGGTAATGCTGGGGGTCTTGTCTATAAAAATGATACACATGATATTACTAACATGGTTAAAGCTCAATTAAATTTATAG
- the murI gene encoding glutamate racemase, translated as MNPEGPIGIFDSGIGGLTVASSISRLMPDEQIIYFGDTQHLPYGSKSFKRINYYCNKIVDFLLNKNCKAIVIACNSASAAAYFQINQQVENKALLFNVIDPVIDYVAEKKKIKHIGVIGTNATIESNIYAEKIKSYKNNVKVSSLATPLLANLIEEDNHQLFTKGILDSYLNNKILKDIDSLILGCTHYPLITKEINEYFNFKVEIINSIDHIKTKIKNSLKEKKALKSKSKNLQHQFYVSDYTENFQKKTELFFSSKILLEEVNIF; from the coding sequence TTGAACCCTGAAGGCCCTATAGGAATATTTGATTCTGGGATTGGAGGACTTACTGTAGCATCTTCTATCAGTAGGCTGATGCCTGATGAACAAATAATTTACTTTGGGGACACTCAACATCTACCTTACGGAAGTAAGTCATTTAAACGTATAAACTATTACTGCAATAAAATCGTAGATTTCCTGCTTAATAAAAACTGTAAAGCAATTGTAATAGCATGTAATAGCGCATCTGCAGCTGCATATTTCCAAATTAATCAACAAGTCGAAAATAAAGCGTTACTATTTAATGTAATAGATCCTGTCATAGATTATGTTGCAGAAAAAAAAAAAATCAAACACATAGGTGTAATTGGCACTAATGCTACAATAGAATCAAATATATATGCTGAGAAAATTAAATCCTACAAAAATAATGTGAAGGTATCAAGTTTAGCTACACCTCTGCTTGCTAACCTAATAGAAGAAGATAATCACCAATTATTTACAAAAGGTATTTTAGATTCATACCTGAATAATAAAATACTAAAAGATATTGATAGTTTAATTCTAGGGTGCACTCACTATCCATTAATTACAAAGGAGATTAATGAATACTTCAATTTTAAAGTTGAAATAATCAATTCTATTGACCATATAAAAACTAAAATTAAAAATTCATTAAAAGAAAAAAAAGCATTAAAAAGTAAATCTAAAAATCTACAACATCAATTTTATGTCTCAGACTATACAGAAAATTTTCAAAAAAAAACTGAATTATTCTTTTCATCAAAAATATTATTAGAAGAAGTAAATATTTTTTAA